Part of the Mycolicibacterium mageritense genome is shown below.
GCTGCCCACGCTCCGTGGCCGCACCATCATCACGATGTTCTACGAGAACTCGACGCGCACCCGGGTTTCCTTCGAAGTGGCGGGCAAATGGATGAGCGCCGATGTGATCAACGTCAGCGCGTCGGGATCGTCGGTGGCCAAAGGGGAATCGTTGCGCGACACCGCGCTGACGCTGCGGGCGGCGGGCGCCGACGCCCTGATCATCCGTCATCCCGCGTCGGGTGCAGCACAGCAGCTGGCCGAATGGACCGCGGAGGACGGCGGCGGCGGACCCAATGTCATCAACGCGGGCGACGGCACGCACGAACATCCGACCCAGGCCCTGCTCGACGCGCTGACCATCCGCCAGCGCCTCGGTTCGATCGAGGGCAAGCGCGTCGTGATCGTCGGCGATGTGCTGCACAGCCGGGTGGCTCGGTCCAACGTGGAACTGCTCGCGACGCTCGGTGCGGAGGTGGTGCTGGTCGCGCCGCCGACACTGCTGCCGGTCGGGGTGGCCGACTGGCCGGTCACGGTGTCCTATGACCTCGATGCCGAACTGCCCGCGGCCGACGCGGTGCTCATGCTGCGGGTGCAGGCAGAACGGATGAACGGGGGGTTCTTCCCGTCCGCGCGCGAGTACTCGGTGCGTTACGGGCTCTCGGAGAAACGCCAGGCCATGCTGCCCGGGAATTCGGTGGTGCTGCATCCGGGGCCGATGCTGCGCGGCATGGAGATCGCCTTCCCGGTTGCCGACTCCTCGCAATCGGCTGTGCTGCAACAGGTTTCCAATGGTGTCCACGTGCGGATGGCGGTGCTGTTCCACCTGCTGGTTGGTGCCGGGTCCGAGGAAGTAGGAGTCAGCGCGTGACGCAACAGGTGCTCATCCGCGGGGTGCGACTGTACGGCGAGGGGGACGCGGTCGACGTCCGGGTCGCCGACGGTCAGATCGCCGAAATCGGTGCCGGGCTGGACATTCCCGACAAGGCCGACGTGATCGACGCGCGCGGCCAGATCCTGCTGCCGGGATTCGTGGATCTGCACACGCACCTGCGCGAACCGGGCCGCGAGTACGCCGAAGACATCGAGACCGGTTCTGTGGCGGCGGCACTGGGCGGGTACACCGCGGTGTTCGCGATGGCCAACACCGATCCCGTCGCCGACACCGCGGTGGTGACCGACCACGTCTGGAACCGCGGTCAGCAGGTCGGCCTGGTCGACGTGCACCCCGTCGGCGCGGTCACGGTGGGCCTGGAGGGCAAGCAGCTCACCGAGATGGGCCTCATGGCCTCCGGCGTGGGTCAGGTCCGGATGTTCTCCGACGACGGCCTGTGCGTGCACGATCCGCTGGTCATGCGGCGCGCGCTCGAATACGCCACGGGCCTTGGCGTGCTCATCGCCCAGCACGCCGAGGAACCGCGGCTGACTGTCGGGGCCGTCGCGCACGAAGGCCCCACCGCGGCCAAGCTGGGTCTGGCGGGCTGGCCCCGGTCGGCCGAAGAGTCGATCGTCGCGCGCGACGCGATCCTGGCCCGCGACGCAGGCGCGCGCGTCCACATCTGCCACGCGTCCACAAAGGGCACCGTCGAATTGC
Proteins encoded:
- a CDS encoding aspartate carbamoyltransferase catalytic subunit gives rise to the protein MTTRHLLTAADLTRDEATAILDDADRFREALLGREVKKLPTLRGRTIITMFYENSTRTRVSFEVAGKWMSADVINVSASGSSVAKGESLRDTALTLRAAGADALIIRHPASGAAQQLAEWTAEDGGGGPNVINAGDGTHEHPTQALLDALTIRQRLGSIEGKRVVIVGDVLHSRVARSNVELLATLGAEVVLVAPPTLLPVGVADWPVTVSYDLDAELPAADAVLMLRVQAERMNGGFFPSAREYSVRYGLSEKRQAMLPGNSVVLHPGPMLRGMEIAFPVADSSQSAVLQQVSNGVHVRMAVLFHLLVGAGSEEVGVSA
- a CDS encoding dihydroorotase — translated: MTQQVLIRGVRLYGEGDAVDVRVADGQIAEIGAGLDIPDKADVIDARGQILLPGFVDLHTHLREPGREYAEDIETGSVAAALGGYTAVFAMANTDPVADTAVVTDHVWNRGQQVGLVDVHPVGAVTVGLEGKQLTEMGLMASGVGQVRMFSDDGLCVHDPLVMRRALEYATGLGVLIAQHAEEPRLTVGAVAHEGPTAAKLGLAGWPRSAEESIVARDAILARDAGARVHICHASTKGTVELLKWAKAQGISITAEVTPHHLMLDDSRLASYDGRNRVNPPLREASDAEALRQALADGVIDCVATDHAPHAEHEKCCEFSVARPGMLGLQTALSVVAETMVRPGLLSWRDVARVMSEAPAAIVGLPDQGRPLEVGEPANLTVVDPDASWTVEGTELASRSDNTPFEAMVLPAVVTATLLRGRITAREGKCER